gtgtcttggctttccatgcctgaaatactctcatgggcttttcagccagctccgaatgcctttagggctgattctgaggccagagtgctatttaggacatttgccattctatgagtctgctgagtatctcacttcccatgttggatcactctcccctttgtttattctatcggttagtgttagcaggtactagacttgttgatgtgctccctttgactcttattcctttcattatgatcaattgtgaactgaaattgatcacttggaatagtgagatggcactggtacataccaccttggtgggattgaattggaatcccctggtatgtttctaactctaccattttgaaaaaatgattCATATTTGATTCAAGGATTATTTCTTTGAGGggattaaaactttaaaatgtaatttggGAATTAAGTTAGAAAGTGATGGAAATTCTGACAGAATCTATACATGTGGATATTGTGatccaagaaaaataatattaagtgcacaaatgcattttaagaaaaaactcaGCTCTGGGAAACAGCCTGTTTATCCTACAGTAACAAGGCACCACAAACTCAGAAGGCTACCCAGGTTCTCAGACTTTGTGTGATCATTCTCAGGAGATGCAGACTAAAGGGATTCATTCTCAGGTTCTGAGTGAGGCAAACCTCAGCAGCCAGAAAATTTAATTCTGGGAGTTCCACAGGTCCTATTTTTCCCTCCCAACAGTCTgcattggctccctcctccaGGGTCTTAATTCTCACCAGAAATTAAACATTCAAAATCAGTTTAACTCTGTGACCTGTGCAGCCTTTTTTGTCATCATTAATtccaaatgtgtgttgtttgcttaatATTAAACAACACATGTATTACACCTATGATTTTCCAACAGTTCAATTCTGACATTATATAGAGTTAGTAGACATCATGGATTAAGATCTTTGTCGAAACACACTCCAGGCAGATAccaatgaaaagcatgtatttgtttttctggctCCCATCCCCATTCTGAAAGCTATCCAGAGATCCCATGTACAGCTATCTTACAAGTACAAGATTAGCTATTACTTGAAAGTTGTGTATTAGACAGATTCAGATCCACAATTGTTGCTCAGGAAATATCTGGGTCTTAAGATACATGGACCAGGAATTGAggaggaaagaatttttttttcaattttaccaGTCACATATAAACTCTCAAATTTatcaacactttttttaaatatttttatttactttatttgagaggtagagttacagacagtgagacagagagacagagagaaaggtcttccacccactggttcactctccaagtggctgaaacagccaTAGCTCCACtgctctgaagccaagagccaggagattcttccagtctcccacaggggtccaggggtccaggtgcccaaggacctgggccatcctccactgctttccgaggacacagaagagggctggattggaagaggagcagccaggactagaactggtgcccatatgggatgctggcaccataggcgggggattaacttactgcactaCTGCGCTGACCCCTTTATCAACACTTTTACAATCAGAAGAATCTGATATTCCCAGGTATTCTCAATTGGTACAAACTATCATCTGACTTAATCAAATCGAAATGCACAATGAAACTGCTGTGTGCCCAAGAGTACATTTGATTTTCAGTTCTCACACAAGTAAGCTTGAGGTTAGGATGGGAAGaatgattggcctttacaaaGGTTTTACTTTTAACACAAGGTGGAAGGAATCCAGAGGGGATGAATCATTTAAGGCTTTATTGCCAGACTTAGTCCCCCTCTAAAACTCATGTGAACATTTCATCCAAATTTGGAGAAATCAGTGAGTGGGAATTGGTGGGATGCTATAAGAAGTGATTAGGCTAAATCCATTCACGTGATTATTGAGGTACTGGAATACCCCCAGGTGTGAGCTATAGAAGCTACTTTGTATTTATCTCTCCTGTACTTCCATTATTTGGTCATATGGACTCTGAGCCACCCCAAGCCTCTACCTACCAGAGGACCATCACCTGATATGCCTTCCAACCTTGGACCCAAACcatgagacaaataccatttctttctaaattactgaGCCTGTATTATTCTATTATTAGCAACAAGAAAACTGACTCAGATCCTAGAATGAGCTGTGTGGACAGGACTGAACTGTAAACTTGTGACCTGGTTTCTCAACTTAAGGAAATCAGATCATATTTGGAAGTTCAATTCTCCATGGGGATTCTGTTATCACCATCAATTTGGAAGGCTAAGAGGCCCCAGGATTCACATAAATCCATTTCATTTAGAGACAGcacaggacaccagggtcctggctactggcccagctcacaTCTTGTGGGCCACAGGCTACTGGTCTGTGACACTCACCCCTTTCTGGCTTCCAAGAAGacccagcctcctcctgcaggcTCCTGTGGTAAGGGGAGTTCACAGAACAGCAATAGTTGAAAAACCTGAGGTCTTtctcaggaacaaacccagaaatCCTAGTATtgggatgccagaaaagaagacccagtgtggttcagcagtgttgcccTACAGCACCTGATTTTAATGTTTGCCCTAACTGTGAACACGCATAGCATCAGAGATGATGCAGCCAATCAAAATACTCCTAGCATGAAGGCAgtagcttggggttgtggcaggtgggggaagagaggagcTCTGtttggtctcaggtctgaaactgcctcCTCTTTGCAGCTTGAccctcccaacagcaggggctgctgtCAGCTCTCTGATGATCATAATACcagtgctctccctccctcctttatcCAGGACTCTGTAAAAATCATGTGACCCATGGACTTTCAATAATCTTCTTCTCTTAACAAGGTGCTGAATCTTCATGGTATTCTGGGACTTTTCTTACATTATTTATGTTCTTGGCTTGAGTTCATTTGACTCAAAAGATATTAATTCCAGGATTATTTTAAGATACAACAAAGAACATAATTtgacttctctttccttctttctcttacagatattcacttgatctgtattctgtaatttaatattgttgtctgtttcATTCTTACTGATATGAAATGACAAACTGGATTTATATATTGCTCTTATacacaatattcttttttaattctcatgacagtttttatttgttttggattttattgGATTATTTTTGTGTAGAATAGTTTCACTAACATATATTGACAGGTTTGATTATTTAATGCATAtctttatacataaaattttctttctgttatttGAGCTTCCTAACTGCTCATCAGGGCATTGCtgaagacagaaagtgaaaggagaGAGTTTTGTACAGGTTTGCTTCAGGGATAAAAATCTTTCAGTGTTATATGTTAATTATGCTgattataggccagcgccgcagttcaataggctaatcctctgcctgcggcaccagcaccccaggttctagttccagttggggcgccggattctatcccggttgctcctcttccagtccagctctctactgtggcccgggagtacagtggaggatggcccaagtgcttggtccctgcacccacatgggagatcaggaaaagcacctgctccctggcttcggatcagcatggtgcaccagccacagtgcatcagctgcagtggccattgcgggtgaaccaatgcaaaaggaagacttttctctctgtctctctctcactgtccactctgcctgttgaaaaaaaagTTATGCAGATTATAGGTTCATTGTGGACCACCTTAGTTATAAAAATAGTAgctattttttactgttttagtcacagtttattttttctgataagaTTCAGAATTTTATTCAGaattttcaatttgtattttccagaattcatttcattttaaatgcagATAGACAACTAGATACACATAGAGTGAGATAGGAGATACTCCTccatttcatttcccaaatggccccaaagccAGGTCTAGACGTGAGTGAgtccagcagccaagaactccacacagttctcccacataggtcacCAGGGTTGATGTTTTGgggcaatttttaattttattcatttattaaaaagtcagtattacagagagaggagggagagggaaacttccatctgctggttcactccccaagtgtccaaaATGTCCAGGattagaccaggccaaagccaggagcttcttctgggtttgtATTCCTGAGATAAATCATTGATAATTTCAAAAACAGGCAAAGATATGATAGGAAGGCATTTGATGCAATCAAACTACATTTTCATTGTGAAAATGCAGTTATTTTTTAGAAAcaataatgaagagaaaaaagtTCTGAGTAATTTGGTGGAAAGCAATCCCTTATGATTATTTTGTcattggaaataaaagataaataaagcaaAGATTATGCCAATTGACAAGATAATGTTATGGAAAAGATTCATGTTACAAAAGCTGCATTTTCAAATTCAACATTAATGtacagaatataaaaaataaaataagataaaagttAATGTATAATCTTGGAGATCTCCAGAATAgcaaaaaaagggaaataaatacaGGCAAAAGGTGTTGTGGAGAAATCAGAATAGAATGGGAAAGCTGTGAGCGCACCATATAGCAGTTTGATACCGATGACCTCACAATTAATAAGCAAAGCAAGATGCCTGAGGAAGCATTGCCTTTATATGAGATATTAGTGCTATACATATTTGATAGCCATTAATTCAAAGGTAAGGAACAAATACAAAATAGATAGTAATGgcaaaattgaaatcatattgtGACTGCAGTGGGTAAAACTGGCATTTGATTggaacaataataaaatgaaaaaggataatggattttgaagaaaaatagcGCATCTCAGTTACATTaaagtagaaaatttaaaatttacaaaagaacACAAGTAAAGGAAATGCCATACTAATTCTCAggataacaataaaataaaaacacacgaCTCAAAAGAAAAACTTGTCAATATATCATGAAAAAGAAAGGCTCAGAAGTCAAGAAACAGCCACTGAATTGTAAGTGACCTGAAGTAGGCTGCTGCAACCTCCAGGAAGGATCCTCTCAGGAGCACAGAcccaggaaggagaagggagcccagcaggtggcaggaccAGCGGGTGAAAATATCTCCCATAGCTGTGAGGGTGGTGTCCTGGAGGACCCAGCTTGGAAACTGAACTCAGGACTCAACCCTGCTTTTCCCACCTGTCCTGCCCTGAAAGTACATGTCTGCCCTAAGGAGGATGCTGATTGGCTGTGTTCTTTATGACATTGTGCTTGCTCACAGCTATCCAAACTGTCCAATCAGGGGCGATTGCGTAAGCAATACAAAATCACTCAGGATGTCGCTGCCTGAGTAATCTTCCAGTCTTGGCTGAGAAGAGAGGTTCAGGGAGGAAGTTCCGTGGCTGGAAAACTCCAGAGGTAACCAGTGTCTGCTGTTTTCTGATCTCCCTTCACTGCAGGACACCTGGCAATGGTGAGTCTGGGGGACAGGGAGTGTGTGAAGGGGGAAGGCAAAGTTGGCAGAAGTTGATGGAAAAGTCTCACAGGACTTGCGGAGCTCCCAGAGGTGGTGTCTGGGCCCCCTCTCACTGCTGTTTCCTCACTTCCTTTGCCCTGCTCTGGTCTGCAGTGTCAGGGCTGACTGGCACTCAGGACTCCAGACTTCCTGTGCTTCCTCACAGAGAAGTAGCCCAGGAGCCATCTCTAGGCAACTGTGTGTGGTGGTCACTTAGCTTCCCAGATTGTGCAGTGGGAAGAATCCGGGTTGGCGGTGGGAGGCGAGGAGCTGTTCTTTATGGGGTCCTTGGTTCCTTTTTTCTTCCCAGGGTTTTCCTTATTCCCCCAAGGTTTCTGATTATGTCAGAAGCAGCGTCTCAGTTCTCAGACCTTGACCTCTCAGCGTAGCTCTTTCTGGGGGTCTgactccattttctgttgccaataACAGTGTTAGAGACTAGGCAAATAAACAACAAAGCAGTTTATTaggatccagctttctggtacaGGTCTTAGGGTGACAGGAGGTCTCTGTCATTTGGTACTAGGATGTCATATTGGTCCTTACACATTTCCTTGACAGGCTGTCATCTGTCTTTGAACTTTCTAAATAGGAAGTTTAGTCACATTTTAacggttttaaaaattatttctgttctaTAACCTTCCCAATCCCAAAGAAATAAGATATAACTTAGATTCCCAAGTTATATTTTAACATaggttaattttcaaaattattagagTATAATTGACAcaatttgtatattttctctttttttatccGTTTAAATACAAGCAGAGTAAAATCACATTTTTCTCAGGCAACAGTAGCAGTTCAGTAGGTGAGCGTGTGATCACATTGTATTAGTATCACATGCAAGCAGCCCTAGTGCCCTGGCCGCGCCCGCCTACAAAGTCCTCGCGCAGGTGCCCTCGGGCCTGCGGGGCCGCAGTGGCCAGCATCTGCGGCCTTCCGGGGCTGCCGCTGGCCTGCTCGAAGGGCTGCGGGGGGCTCTGGCCGGCGGCCGGCAGCGGCTCCGGTGCGGCACCTCCTGGATGACTGAGCCGGCCCCGTTCACCTCTTCGTCGGCGTCGGCCAGGTCGACATTCACGGCGTCGGTCCTCAGAGCCATGATGCTGGGGCCATCGCTGCTTGAACAGCTGGGCTGCGGCGGCCGGGAACTCGGGGTCCAGGGGCACGCTGCCCACCGCGGAGCCCATGACCGAGCGGTACATCTCCACGCCCTCCGGCAGCATGGACTTGATCTTGGGCAGCCAGCGCTTGCACAAGCACCAGGCGTTGGTGCACATGTCCGCAGCGATCATGTTCATCTTGCTCTCCTTGAAGCTGGGGGCGAAGTTCTGACAGTAAGTTTCACAGCGTTCAGGACTCGGCTGTCCAGCAGCTTGCAACTGGGGTCGCTGGTGGACGAatggatgcctgtgccacagctgTTGGCCAGCGTGTTCCTGTCGAAGAAGGTGGCCAGGAGCCTGCGCAGCAGGACCTTGTGCTTCACCCCCGCGCACGGGTGGCAGTTCATGAGCTGGCCACGCGTGATGTACACCCCGGAGCCTGCCACTAGCTCCAGCTTCTCGCCAGGGTCACCCTCTGAGTAGAGCTTGGGGTGGCAGCAGTACCCAATCTGGCTGATGAGGCTGGTGGGCAGTGCCACGAGGTCACAGGAGATAAGGACACAGGAGCAGCTCTCCAGCGGCACCGGCTCCGGCTTCTTGGGCACTGCGTAGCTGCCCGTGGCCTTGATGTACACCTGGCTGTACTGCTCGTCCACCATTGTAGGCCTCGTCGacctcctcatcctcctcattGTGGTATGAGGTGGGGCTGTCGGTGGTGGGCAGGCTGTTGGCCCCCGGACTGGTCCGCTCCCCTTGGGGGTATGGCGCCTGCAGGACTCCGGGGATGAGGGTGGCCAGGCTTGGCACCCTGTAGTAGGAGACCCCAGAGCAGCTTCAAGGGGGCGGCACCGGCCaccagcgcagtgccggccaccaCCGCCACGCCGTCCCGTGGCCCCACCTCCAGCGGGCGCTTGGGAGCCAGGCCCGGGCCAGCAGCTGGCGGCAGCTCCATGGCTTCGAGCTTCACACGGGTCAGCAGCGGGATGGGCACGGAGGGGGACACGACATAGGGGTCGGCtgcagctgggtgcaggggctctgggGCTCGGAGCTGGCGTCCTCCATCGCGGTTGTCTGGGAGTCACAATGGGGCGAGCTCACCTTGAACATGAGGTCGGTGCCGCGCTCCACGATGTGCTGGATCTGCAGGAAGTTGGCCGTGTACATGACCACCAGCTGCTCACTGGCCCCCATGGTCAGCTTGCCCGTGTAGCAGGACAGGATCTGCTGGAAGCAAGCGGGCAGCACGGTGCCCAGCAGCTCGAAGGCACTCTTGCTGTTGCCGCTGAACAGGTCGCAGAAGTAGAGGCTGCTGGCCGCCAGCACAGCCCGGTGAGCCTTGAAGGCCTGGCCCTTAACCACGATGGACACATCGCAGTAGAGGCACAGCAGGCGCTGCTCGTTCAGGCAGCCGAGCACGGTGTTGCCGAAGTTGGGGATCTCAATGTGCAGCATCTGAGACATGGTGGGTGGGCGCCAGCGGCGGCCCTCACTCTCTCAGCGCCCGGCGGCCCTGGCGGGGCACATCTTCAGTGGCTGCGGCCAGCGGCCTGTGGCTGCCCGCTCAGCCCGGCAGGGCAGGCTCCCCGCACACGCCCTCCCGCTGCTCCGGGAATgcaggaaagggagcaggagccctggggtggggagggctggaggaggaggaggaggaggaggaggcggtggCGGCGGCAGGACCCTGGGTGCTGGGCTCCGTGGCCATGGCTCAACTGCACCCAGGCCGGCACTCCCGGGCAGTGCGCCGCATCTCAATGATGTGGCCGGATGCAGACGCACAGCCAGGCGGCTCCCAGGAGTGAATAGCAGCCTTTGATTTGGGAGCCGAAGTAAATGCCaactcccagccccagctttcaAAACAGTGGAGTGTTGGTGCCAGAGAAATGCGTGGCTCTGGGTGTTGGTACAAGACAGACTTCTGATGACTCACGGCAATGCAAACAAAGATGGCAGAAGCACGGCTGTGCGTGCTGGCTCACAGTGCCCGGCAGCCGAGACAGCCTGCAAATCTACCTtgcacttctgcatgtggattaCCCCGTGCATGCCTCCCTCAGCCAGGACAGCCCCAGTCAAAGCATCTGGGCTATTCCAAACagtctgcagggctggggcagcgggAGGCAGGGCGGAAGGCGGAGGGGCCAGGGTCCGGTCAGGGGTCCCGGGcactggggggggaggggcagccggtGAAGTTGAAattggacaagaccccctaaaatttaccctgaaatgtggccctttaaagttccctcGAAATgttatctggggtgccacatgcgctactggaatttggggtgccttacgatttcaccacgggcttattactaaatccctgatattaataagcccaagagggttcttgcctcatatttagagaagaattctaaataccggcacagataaacgaggcagcatggtacgttttaagcttttatttagtaagaaaggtgcataagagagtgagagctttatttaggggagagaggtgaataggggttcataccaagcaccaggaaccagccacgtgtaTGAGCATCTAGTCCAGGAAGCCTAGGGGCCATGTGctctggaggcgcagggctacagcaagccctgtcctggcaagaggccagggaagaagagcagggcagagcctcgagcacactgtgccccaggcttttaacccactccaaaggggagtggttaattaacctgattggctggtaggCACCCCGGTGTGGCTAGGTAGGGGAGTGAGGCCACACCGGGGCGttgcaaaggcatcaggtaggagcatgaggtcacacaggggcgtggtcttccagttcacaaatctgaccaattttaacctgtatgcctgcctactttcAAAGTTGGGGAGCACGCACAgccgggggggggaggggagcaggcagggacaGTACTGGGCCGGGGCATCCGGCCCCTCCCCGCTCCGCAGGGCTCAGACCAGGACCAGGACCTGCTCTGTGCAAAGAGCTACCTGGCGGCCAGAGTCCTTCCCAGGAGAGCCCCGCTCTGGGCTCCTTCCACAAAGTGCTGGGGTGTCCAGCCCCAGTTCCCCACCTGCCACTCCTGGAGTGCACACCCCACACCCAAGGGGCAAGGTCTTTTGCTCTCTCCAACCTGAGCTCCTGCTGCCTGACCCCCATGGAGTGACACAAGCCAGGAGGCCTGGCAGGAGGCGGCAGCACCCACAGGAAAAGACAAGAAGGCACTGGGCCAGGAGCAGGCTGCGCGGGCCTGGGGCTagggccttcccaggaatggccCTCACTGGGCTGTGTGCCGCCCTCCCGGGAGCAGGCCCTgggtcccctcccccaaccttgcAGCTCCCTCCAGGGCTCCAGCTCTGCCGAGTGCCTGGTGCTGGCCAGGAGGGGAGGAGCCCCCAGGACGGTGCCCACGCAGGAACTCCCGGAAGGCAGAGAGCTCAGCCTAGGCCAGGAGGAGGGGTTGCCTAGACTGGGGCAGCGTGCTGCCCAGCCAGGTCCGACCCACAGCCAGGTGACCCCGTTCAGCACCTGAGCCTTCCCTCCCAccagagcctgggccctggcccaTGGACCACGTTGAAATCCTGGGTCCTGCAGGTGCCACCTCACACACCGGCCGCTTCCTGGAACGACTCCATGGCCTGAGTCGCTGACCTGTGCCCAGGGAAGCAGGGA
The window above is part of the Oryctolagus cuniculus chromosome 11, mOryCun1.1, whole genome shotgun sequence genome. Proteins encoded here:
- the LOC100354269 gene encoding LOW QUALITY PROTEIN: nucleus accumbens-associated protein 2 (The sequence of the model RefSeq protein was modified relative to this genomic sequence to represent the inferred CDS: inserted 7 bases in 5 codons; deleted 2 bases in 2 codons); amino-acid sequence: MSQMLHIEIPNFGNTVLGCLNEQRLLCLYCDVSIVVKGQAFKAHRAVLAASSLYFCDLFSGNSKSAFELLGTVLPACFQQILSCYTGKLTMGASEQLVVMYTANFLQIQHIVERGTDLMFKVSSPHCDSQTTAMEDASSEPQSPCTQLQPXPYVVSPSVPIPLLTRVKLEAMELPPAAGPGLAPKRPLEVGPRDGVAVVAGTALVAGAAPLKLSGVSYYRVPSLATLIPGVLQAPYPQGERTSPGANSLPTTDSPTSYHNEEDEEVDEAYXMVDEQYSQVYIKATGSYAVPKKPEPVPLESCSCVLISCDLVALPTSLISQIGYCCHPKLYSEGDPGEKLELVAGSGVYITRGQLMNCHPCAGVKHKVLLRRLLATFFDRNTLANSCGTGIHSSTSDPSCKLLDSRVLNAVKXYCQNFAPSFKESKMNMIAADMCTNAWCLCKRWLPKIKSMLPEGVEMYRSVMGSAVGSVPLDPEFPAAAAQLFKQXDGPSIMALRTDAVNVDLADADEEVNGAGSVIQEXAAPEPLPAAGQSPPQPFEQASGSPGRPQMLATAARRPEGTCARTL